In Arthrobacter sp. StoSoilB5, one genomic interval encodes:
- a CDS encoding inositol monophosphatase family protein has product MTTGRHTATELDPSLDDYQLASALVREAGQLALLMRMGGLQGTRKTSVSDVVTAADHAAEAYVLEQLRRCRPEDGILGEEGTSVGGTSGRTWVIDPVDGTYNFLHGSTYWCSAIALKRNDVDHGGNPVVDPSVVLGAIYQPELDKLWLGGEEHPATLNGERISAPGDATVGELCAATYIHPTWLADPRTAMPWHAAAVSAASLRMFGSGSCDLGRVADGELGCWFQHSCPEWDWLPGKAIVRAAGGDTAVVQVNGLNWFIAGGPTAVRELGAALTSVPQFA; this is encoded by the coding sequence ATGACCACCGGCAGGCACACCGCAACTGAACTTGATCCATCACTGGATGATTACCAATTGGCCAGCGCACTGGTCCGCGAGGCAGGCCAGCTGGCGCTGCTCATGCGCATGGGCGGGCTGCAGGGCACGCGCAAGACGTCGGTGTCCGACGTCGTCACGGCGGCCGATCATGCGGCCGAAGCTTACGTATTGGAACAGTTGCGGCGCTGCCGCCCGGAGGACGGCATCCTGGGCGAGGAGGGCACCTCTGTTGGCGGTACCAGTGGCCGGACGTGGGTGATCGATCCGGTTGATGGAACGTACAACTTCCTGCACGGCTCCACGTATTGGTGCTCGGCGATCGCGCTGAAGCGGAACGACGTCGACCATGGGGGAAATCCAGTTGTTGATCCATCGGTTGTGCTCGGGGCCATCTACCAGCCCGAGTTGGACAAGCTTTGGCTCGGCGGCGAAGAGCACCCTGCCACGCTGAATGGGGAACGGATCAGTGCACCCGGCGACGCCACGGTAGGTGAACTGTGCGCTGCCACCTACATCCACCCCACCTGGTTGGCAGACCCCCGTACGGCAATGCCCTGGCACGCTGCGGCTGTCTCGGCCGCGTCGCTGCGAATGTTCGGTTCAGGCTCGTGTGATCTTGGCCGGGTGGCCGACGGCGAGCTTGGCTGCTGGTTCCAGCACAGCTGCCCGGAATGGGACTGGCTCCCAGGCAAGGCGATTGTCCGCGCTGCCGGCGGGGACACCGCCGTCGTGCAGGTCAACGGACTTAACTGGTTCATTGCAGGAGGCCCGACGGCGGTCCGCGAGTTGGGCGCCGCCCTCACTTCTGTTCCGCAGTTTGCGTAG
- the pcrA gene encoding DNA helicase PcrA: MDMLFDPYADGPFNAGSKAAIKAAPELSHAGGGAARARFGEGSGGSSGGTNERPASGGWGNQEAGRLPSADALLQGLNPQQEEAVKHAGSPLLIVAGAGSGKTRVLSNRIAYLIATKRAHHGEILAITFTNKAAAEMRERIEALVGGRAKAMWISTFHSSCVRILRREAANVGLNSNFSIYDSADSLRLITLVAKNLDLDPKKFAPKAIQHKISALKNELIDADSYASSANYNDPFEMAVADVFKGYTQRLRQANAMDFDDLIAETVYMFRAFPALAESYRRRFRHVLVDEYQDTNHAQYALVREIVGLGTDTDVEPSELTVVGDSDQSIYAFRGADIRNIVEFEADYPNARTIKLEQNYRSTQNILTAANSVISRNPNRQEKRLWTAEGDGEKIVGYVGENEHDEAQFIAKEIDRLQDEEGLRPGDVAIFYRTNAQSRSIEDVLVRVGLPYKVVGGTRFYERKEIKDALAYLRVLVNPDDDVNLRRVLNEPKRGIGDRAEGAVAALAERERTSFMAAARRADQAPGMATRSVNAVLGFVKLLDDLAEVATGSGAAAALEAVLEQTGYLAGLRASNDPQDESRVENLAELVAVVREYERDNPDGSLGEFLEQVSLVADADQIPDAPGADIDAAVAEAKRMGVVTLMTLHTAKGLEFPVVFLTGMEHGIFPHQRSATDPKELAEERRLAYVGLTRARKRLYVTRSEVRSMWGQSQYNPASQFLEEIPSELVDWKREGMSRQAAGGGWGSAPIGSNRYGGSFWGAGTSRGVAASPTAGFDADVPAAVARTRVQPQKEVISVVVGDKVNHTSFGNGVVLGVEGSGDKTVAKVKFDVGEKRLLLRYAPLTKLDA, translated from the coding sequence ATGGATATGTTGTTCGACCCCTACGCAGACGGCCCCTTCAACGCAGGCTCCAAAGCCGCCATCAAGGCTGCCCCGGAGCTTTCGCACGCAGGCGGCGGGGCTGCCCGCGCCCGGTTCGGTGAGGGCAGTGGCGGGTCCAGCGGTGGAACAAACGAACGTCCCGCTTCCGGTGGTTGGGGTAACCAGGAGGCCGGTAGGCTGCCGTCCGCCGACGCACTGCTCCAAGGCTTGAATCCCCAGCAGGAAGAAGCCGTGAAGCACGCCGGCAGTCCATTGCTGATCGTTGCTGGTGCCGGATCAGGCAAGACCCGTGTGCTGAGTAACCGGATCGCCTATCTCATCGCCACCAAACGGGCCCACCACGGCGAAATCCTGGCCATCACCTTCACCAACAAGGCCGCCGCAGAAATGCGTGAGCGCATCGAAGCCTTGGTGGGGGGCCGGGCCAAGGCCATGTGGATCTCCACTTTCCACTCCTCCTGTGTGCGCATCCTGCGCCGCGAGGCCGCCAACGTGGGCCTGAACTCCAACTTCTCCATCTACGACTCCGCGGATTCCCTGCGCCTGATCACGCTTGTGGCAAAGAACCTGGACCTCGACCCCAAGAAGTTTGCCCCCAAGGCCATCCAGCACAAGATCTCAGCGCTAAAGAACGAGCTCATCGATGCCGATTCCTACGCGTCGTCGGCCAACTACAACGATCCTTTTGAGATGGCGGTGGCAGACGTCTTCAAGGGCTACACCCAGCGGCTCCGCCAGGCCAACGCGATGGACTTTGATGACCTCATCGCGGAGACCGTCTACATGTTCCGGGCGTTCCCGGCACTCGCCGAGTCCTACAGACGCCGGTTCCGGCATGTGCTGGTGGACGAATACCAGGACACCAACCACGCCCAGTACGCGCTGGTGAGGGAAATCGTTGGCCTTGGCACTGATACCGACGTCGAGCCCAGCGAACTCACCGTGGTGGGAGACTCCGATCAGTCCATCTACGCTTTCCGTGGTGCGGACATCCGCAACATTGTGGAGTTTGAAGCCGACTATCCCAATGCGCGCACCATCAAGCTCGAGCAAAACTACCGCTCCACGCAGAACATCCTCACGGCCGCCAACTCCGTGATTTCCCGCAACCCCAACCGCCAGGAAAAGCGGCTGTGGACGGCAGAGGGAGATGGCGAGAAGATCGTCGGCTACGTGGGAGAGAACGAGCACGACGAAGCCCAGTTCATCGCCAAGGAAATCGACCGCCTTCAGGACGAGGAAGGGCTGCGTCCTGGCGATGTCGCCATTTTCTACCGGACCAACGCCCAGTCGCGCTCCATTGAAGACGTGCTGGTCCGGGTGGGCCTGCCCTACAAAGTGGTCGGCGGCACGCGGTTCTACGAACGCAAGGAAATCAAAGACGCCCTGGCGTACCTGCGTGTTTTGGTGAACCCGGATGACGACGTCAACCTCCGCCGTGTCCTCAACGAACCCAAACGCGGGATTGGCGACCGCGCCGAGGGCGCAGTTGCTGCATTGGCTGAACGCGAGCGGACGTCCTTTATGGCTGCCGCCCGCCGTGCCGACCAAGCTCCCGGCATGGCTACGCGGTCCGTCAACGCAGTCCTGGGCTTTGTGAAGCTTTTGGATGACCTGGCTGAGGTTGCCACAGGTTCTGGCGCCGCCGCGGCTCTGGAAGCCGTGCTCGAGCAGACCGGATACCTCGCCGGTCTGCGTGCCAGCAATGATCCACAGGACGAGTCCCGTGTGGAGAACCTGGCTGAATTGGTGGCCGTGGTCCGCGAGTACGAACGCGATAACCCGGACGGTTCACTGGGTGAGTTCCTGGAACAGGTTTCCCTGGTGGCAGATGCTGACCAAATTCCTGATGCTCCAGGAGCAGATATCGACGCCGCCGTGGCCGAAGCCAAGCGCATGGGTGTTGTCACGCTCATGACGTTGCACACCGCCAAAGGCCTGGAGTTCCCGGTGGTCTTCCTCACTGGCATGGAGCACGGGATCTTCCCACACCAGCGCTCCGCCACGGATCCCAAAGAGCTCGCCGAAGAACGCCGCCTTGCCTACGTGGGCCTTACCCGCGCACGCAAGCGCCTCTACGTCACGCGCTCGGAGGTCCGCAGTATGTGGGGCCAGAGCCAGTACAACCCCGCCAGCCAGTTCCTGGAGGAGATCCCCTCCGAACTCGTGGACTGGAAGCGTGAAGGCATGAGCCGGCAAGCGGCAGGCGGTGGTTGGGGGAGCGCTCCCATAGGCTCCAACCGCTACGGCGGCTCTTTCTGGGGAGCGGGCACGTCCCGCGGTGTTGCCGCCAGCCCAACCGCCGGATTCGACGCCGACGTCCCGGCCGCCGTCGCACGCACCAGGGTGCAGCCGCAAAAGGAAGTCATTTCAGTGGTGGTGGGGGACAAGGTCAACCACACGAGTTTCGGCAACGGCGTGGTGCTGGGGGTCGAAGGTTCGGGCGACAAGACCGTTGCGAAGGTGAAGTTCGACGTCGGTGAGAAGCGGCTGCTGTTGCGGTACGCGCCGCTGACCAAACTGGATGCCTGA
- the sucC gene encoding ADP-forming succinate--CoA ligase subunit beta, whose translation MDLFEYQARDMFEAHGVPVLAGIVAHTPEEAKAAAEKIGGVTVVKAQVKVGGRGKAGGVKVAKTAEEALEHSTNILGMDIKGHTVNKVMIAQGADIAEEFYFSVLLDRANRNYLAMCSVEGGMEIEQLAVERPEALAKIAIDPAVGIDQAKADEIVAAAGFAEELRGKVADVILKLWDVFKKEDATLVEVNPLVRTGAGEIIALDGKVTLDENADFRHVHHALLEDKESADPLEAKAKAQDLNYVKLDGEVGIIGNGAGLVMSTLDVVAYAGENHGNVKPANFLDIGGGASAEVMANGLDVILGDSQVKSVFVNVFGGITACDAVAKGIVGALAELGSAANKPLVVRLDGNNVEEGRRILTEANHPLVTLAATMDEGADKAAELANAAK comes from the coding sequence GTGGACCTGTTTGAATATCAGGCGCGCGATATGTTCGAAGCGCACGGTGTACCCGTGCTCGCCGGCATCGTGGCGCACACTCCTGAAGAAGCAAAGGCAGCTGCCGAGAAGATCGGCGGCGTTACTGTCGTAAAGGCACAGGTTAAGGTTGGTGGCCGCGGCAAGGCTGGCGGCGTCAAGGTTGCCAAGACTGCCGAAGAGGCGCTTGAGCACTCCACCAACATCCTGGGCATGGACATCAAGGGCCACACCGTAAACAAGGTGATGATCGCCCAGGGTGCGGACATCGCCGAGGAATTCTACTTCTCGGTCCTTCTGGACCGCGCCAACCGCAACTACCTGGCCATGTGCTCGGTTGAAGGCGGCATGGAAATTGAGCAGCTGGCTGTTGAGCGTCCCGAGGCCCTGGCCAAGATCGCCATCGATCCCGCTGTAGGCATTGACCAGGCCAAGGCTGACGAGATCGTCGCAGCCGCAGGTTTCGCTGAAGAACTGCGCGGCAAAGTGGCCGACGTCATTCTGAAGCTCTGGGACGTCTTCAAGAAGGAAGACGCAACCCTGGTTGAGGTCAACCCGCTTGTCCGCACCGGCGCAGGCGAGATCATCGCCCTCGACGGCAAGGTCACCCTCGACGAAAACGCCGACTTCCGCCACGTGCACCACGCACTGCTCGAGGACAAGGAGTCAGCTGACCCGCTCGAGGCCAAGGCAAAGGCTCAGGACCTCAACTACGTCAAGCTGGACGGCGAAGTAGGCATCATCGGCAACGGCGCCGGTCTTGTGATGTCCACCCTCGACGTCGTTGCTTACGCTGGTGAAAACCACGGCAACGTCAAGCCCGCCAACTTCCTGGACATCGGTGGTGGAGCTTCCGCCGAGGTCATGGCCAACGGTTTGGACGTCATCCTGGGCGACTCCCAGGTCAAGAGCGTGTTCGTCAACGTCTTCGGCGGCATCACCGCTTGTGACGCTGTGGCAAAGGGCATCGTGGGTGCACTTGCCGAGCTGGGATCCGCTGCGAACAAGCCGCTGGTCGTTCGCCTCGACGGCAACAACGTTGAGGAAGGCCGCCGCATCCTGACCGAGGCCAACCACCCGCTGGTTACCCTGGCCGCCACCATGGACGAGGGCGCCGACAAGGCCGCCGAGCTCGCCAACGCAGCTAAGTAA
- the sucD gene encoding succinate--CoA ligase subunit alpha yields the protein MSIYLNKDSKVIVQGITGGEGTKHTALMLKAGTNIVGGVNARKAGSTVLHGDKEITVFGTVKEAIAETGADVSIVFVPPAFTKDAVVEAIEAGIGLVVVITEGVPVQDSAEFWALAQSKVDADGKQITRIIGPNCPGIITPGEALVGITPANITGKGPIGLVSKSGTLTYQMMYELRDLGFSTAIGIGGDPIIGTTHIDALAAFEADPETKAIVMIGEIGGDAEERAADFIKANVTKPVVGYVAGFTAPEGKTMGHAGAIVSGSAGTAQAKKEALEAAGVKVGKTPSETARLLREVYATL from the coding sequence ATGTCTATCTACCTCAACAAAGACTCCAAGGTCATCGTTCAGGGCATCACCGGCGGCGAGGGCACCAAGCACACCGCACTGATGCTCAAGGCCGGCACCAACATTGTTGGTGGCGTCAACGCCCGCAAGGCCGGCAGCACGGTCCTGCACGGAGACAAGGAAATCACCGTCTTCGGCACCGTCAAGGAAGCCATCGCTGAAACCGGCGCAGACGTCTCCATCGTCTTCGTTCCGCCGGCATTCACCAAGGACGCCGTGGTTGAAGCCATCGAAGCCGGCATCGGCCTCGTTGTAGTCATCACTGAAGGCGTTCCGGTTCAGGACTCCGCCGAATTCTGGGCACTCGCCCAGTCCAAGGTTGACGCTGACGGCAAGCAGATCACCCGCATCATTGGGCCGAACTGCCCCGGTATCATCACCCCGGGCGAAGCCCTCGTTGGCATCACCCCGGCAAACATCACGGGCAAGGGCCCCATCGGCCTCGTGTCCAAGTCCGGTACCTTGACGTACCAGATGATGTACGAACTCCGCGACCTCGGGTTCTCCACCGCCATCGGCATTGGTGGCGACCCCATCATCGGCACCACGCACATCGACGCCCTGGCCGCGTTCGAGGCCGACCCGGAGACCAAAGCGATCGTCATGATCGGCGAAATCGGTGGCGACGCTGAAGAGCGCGCGGCTGACTTCATCAAGGCCAACGTCACCAAGCCGGTTGTTGGCTACGTCGCAGGCTTCACGGCTCCTGAGGGCAAGACCATGGGCCACGCCGGCGCCATCGTCTCCGGTTCCGCTGGTACCGCACAGGCCAAGAAGGAAGCCCTCGAAGCTGCAGGCGTGAAGGTCGGCAAGACGCCGTCCGAGACCGCCAGGCTGCTGCGCGAGGTTTACGCAACTCTCTAG